The genomic DNA CGAATGCTGGGCCCAGGACCTCACCACTACCGAGGCCCCGGTACTCCGAGCGTCCTTTGATGCCTACTCGGCATCCCAGGCCAACTGAGTTACAACCTTCTCTACGGGTTCAAGCCCCGGCTGCGCTCCGCTCCGCCGGGCGGGCTCCCGGCTCCGCTCCGCGCGACGCTCCTGCCTTCGGCCCGCTCCGCGCGGGCTGCGCCGACGCCCGCCTACAGGTGGACAGGGCCGAAGGCGATGAGTCGAGCACCGTCCGCACGGGCGCGGTCAGAGCCTGATGCCTCCGGCGGGGGATCGGCCGGCACCGGGATGGTGGGGGCACCGTCGCCGACTGCGGGTCCGTAGGAGCGTGCGTGGGGGAGCTTCCATCCCGTCCGCCGTCGACCCAGGCAAAGCCGAGCAGACGCGGCCCAGGGCGTCAAGGTCGTTCGTCCAGTTGGGCGCTCCACCTTGACGCCCTGGACCACGCCCGCTCCACGGTGTGTGGGTCGACGGCGGACGGGATGGGGGCTGGGGTGAGTGGTGGGTGAGCGAACCATCCACGCGCCGGAAGTCACGCAACTGGCGCGACCGTGTGACCTGCGGAGAGATCGTTCCGCCACCCCGCGCCACATGTCGCGCCACCTGGTCGCTACGCATAAAGTTCCGCCTGCTACGCAAGAAATGACTGCTTGTCATTCTGCATTCGTGCGTAGTAAAGTCATCTTCGGCACCTGACGCCCAATCAGTCCTACCGTGGGCTTGCGTCAGCATGTGCAAGGAGGGGACCCCTATGCCCAAGATCCACATCCCCGTCATCGGCTACAAGCAGGGTGGTCGTCAGATGATGACTACCGCGATGTCCGCCGTTGACCTCGTCTCGATGGTTGCCAAGCCGGAGGCGTGGGACCCGGTGAAGACCACGACCCATGGCAACCGCCCCCGCGACAACAACCACATGGCCGGCATCGTCAACTACCTCGAGACCGAGGAAAAGTTCGTACTCGGAGCGGCGGTTCTGTACCTCACCTCGAAGGAGGCTGAGTTCAAGCCCATCCCCGTTCCTGGCGTCACCACCGAAATCGATGCAGCTCAGGTCGGTACGCTCGCCATTGACATCGGCGCAAAGTTCGACATCGGTGACGGTCAGCACCGCATCGGCGCCTACGAGAAGATCGTGCAGAGCCGCGACGAAGACGACCCCCTGATCGAGCGTCTCCGGACCTCCGGGCAGCCTCTGATCATCGTGATCGAAGACGACCCCAAGCACCGCGCCCAGGACTTCGCGGACCTCCAGCGCAACGTCAAGGCGCCGACGGCCTCGATGGGTCAGTCGATGGACCGTCGCCAGCCCATCAACCGGGAGCTCGCTGACCTCTTCGACGACGTTCCGCTCCTGCAGGACAGGGTTGAGTACTTCAAGGACAACCCGGGCAAGTTGTCGGCTAAGGCGTTCAGCTTCAAGACCGTCCGCTACGTGTCGGGCCTGCTGTTGGTTGGCAATGGGTATCGGTCCCCGGCGACCATGGACAAGGCCGTCAACGCGCACTTCGAAGGGGACAAGAGTGACCCCGAGAAGGCCCGCGCTGCCCTGAAGGACTTTTGGACCGGTTTGGGTGAACTGGTGCGCTTCGCCGACGTCGTCGACGGCAACGTCACCGTGCCCGAGCTGCGTGAGGCCACCTACCTCACTTCCGCCAGCGTTCTGTATGCGATCGCATTTGCCGTTCACGCGACCATCGCAGATGGCAAGACCAGTGTCTCCGAAGCCGTCCACGCCCTGGACAAGGTCAACTTCGACCGAACCACCAAGACGGCCGACATCAAGCCCGAGGACACCATCTTCGCCGGCAACCTCATCGACCCTGAGACTGGCAAGCTCGTGGCTGGCCGCACTGCCTGGGAGTCGGCGGGCGCCCTTCTCTTCGCGGAGATCGCCGCTTCCATCCACGGGAGCGATGCCATCCCTGCGCAGTCCTCCGCGGAAGAGACTGCTAGCGCCTGATCCAAGTCCCCTCGTCATACCGACAGGTCCTCGCCCCGCATCTTGGGGGCGAGGACCTGTCGGTATGACTGTTGATGTCGGTGGTTGTCAACGACATTGGGCCGGGGTTCGAAGCGTTTGTGCGCTTAAAGGTGCATCTATGTGTAAAGCGTCGTACAGGTCGACCGTGCATCGGAATCGGGTGCTCGAATTTGACATACGATTTCCATGCGCGCATCGTACGTATGATTGCGCCTTGTCTGTGAGGCGCGGCAGTCTTCGAGGGGGAGGCCCGTGAGCGAGATGGCATGGGACACCGTGAAATGGCAGCTCAAGCCCGGAGATCAGATCGAACGCAAGGCGCTGCACAGCAAGTACGGGGGGCGGACCCAGGGAGGCATTGGGCCGTCAGCCAAGACGCCCAATGTCTTCGTCTTCACGGACCCCGTCGCCGGCGAGAAGCACGGCTACTACGACGACTGGATGCCGGACGGCCGCTTCCACTACAGCGGAGAAGGGCAGTACGGGGACCAGCGGATGATCTCCGGCAACGCCAGCATCCTGAACCACCAGGCTGAAGGACGCGCGCTGCGCGTCTTCCAGGGCGCCCGCGGAACGGTCACCTACCGCGGCGAGTTCACCATTGACCAGGAGAACCCCTGGTACTCGGCAGACGCCCCCGAGACCAACGACGGCCCTCTCCGTAAGGTCATCGTCTTCCGGCTAAACCCGGTAGACACCACGCCGCAGGAGCCCTCCACCAAGCTGGGCAGGCTGTTCGTCTCGCAGCCCAACCAGGTCGACGACCTCCCCTTGGAGCGGAACGAGAACGAGACCACGTTCGTCAACCCGAACCAGGAGCCCTACGAGGCCGACCGCAAGGAAGCCCACCTGGTCAATGCGTTCGCCGACTACCTGACCAGTAACGGCCACCAGTCCGGCCGGCAGCGCATCCTGCCCCCTGGTGAGAGCCGCCCGCTCTTCACCGACCTCCACGCCAAAGGGCTGGGCCTCCTGGTTGAGGCAAAGGGCAGCGTCACACGCGAGAACATCCGCATGGCTATCGGGCAGCTCGCGGACTACAGCAGGTTCGTCGATCACACCATCCGCGCCATCCTGCTCCCTTCCCAGCCGCGGGAAGACCTCCTGGCCCTGGCTAAGACGCAGGACTGCGCCGTGATCTGGCCCGAGGGCAAGGGGTTTGTCAGCACTAATCCCAAGGCACTCCCGTAACCGCGGTCGATACCGCAGCGCAGTACCGCAACCCCAGCAACCGTCACTACCCGCTAGAGCCCTTCCAAGGCCCTGTGGAGGCCCATGTGACAGTTACCGACCGATCCACATGGAGCTACGGATCAGAAGGTGCGGCCGTGGTGTGCGCACCACGGCCGCACCAGAAGTGCACCGGGTGGAGCGGAGAGCAGCGGTCAACCGCAGTCCGTGCAGGGGCGCGATCCTACGTCGAGGACAGCCGTTTCAGCAGGTCACAGCTCCAAAGCGGCCGTAGGCACCAGTGATTCCCAAGCTCAGAGCGCGGGTTCGATTCCCGTCACCCGCTCCAAAGCGAAGGCCCTGGTCGGTGACCGGGGCCTTGTCTGTTGTCCGGAGCTCTCGGAGCCCTCGCGTGCCCCGTCTCGCGGGAATGCCCACCCCGGGGGCGTGCGCCGCACTGTCCCCACGCCGGCGAGTGCGGCTCCGCCCGCGTCTGCGATGGTCACAAGATCGAGGTGGTCACGAGGTCAAGGGGCTGCGCGGATGGCCGCTGGACCCGTTTCGTTGCAGGGGAGGCGGGTGGGGAGCCATCCGGTGACACCTGACATGCCAAATCACATGATCGCACTCACTTCCTGACGCTGTAAGTGGAACCGAGGCGGGTCTGCGGACACTTGTGGTTGTGGAGTTCCCATTGAACGAACGGATCCGGTCTGGAGATCGGGCTGCGTTCGGCGAGATCTTTGACGAGCACGCACGGGTCGTCTACGCCCACGCCGTCCGGACGACGGGCGACCGGACCGTCGCCGAGGACGTCATGTCCCTCACCTTCCTTGAGGCGTGGCGGTTGCGCGACAAGCTGGCGGAGGAAGTCGGCAGCGTCCGCGGCTGGCTGCTGGGCATCGCGACCAACGTGATGCGCAACACGGCCCGGGCAGCCCGCAGGCATCGGGAAGCGATGTCCCGGTTGCCTCTCCCGGAACCGCTGCCCGACTTCTCCGACGAAGTTGTCGGGCAGATGGCCGACGGTCAGCGGCTGGCCGCCGTCGCCCGAGCACTGCGGCGCCTGAAGCGAACGGAGCGCGAGGTGTTCACCCTGGTCGCCTGGTCCGACCTTGGATACGCAGCCGCCGCCGAAGCACTGGGGGTTCCGGTCGGCACCGTACGGTCCCGGCTCTCGAGGGCCAGGGAAAAGCTGCGCGGACTCGTCGAGGAAGAACTGGCAGCCGATGTGCACAGTGTGGGACCACGGCGCCGCAGCCGACACATATCCGACAGCGGGGTGGCCACGACCCACCCTTCCCGCAGGAGGGGGACACGATGAACGCGGAGCAGCGGGAGCGGTTCGAGCGTGAGCAGGCACAGGAGGCTTTGCCGGCGCCGTCCTACCCGGAACTCCCCGCCGGACGTGTGGGGGCCCGTCGCCGGCACCTACTGAGCGAGGTCGACCGCCAGGCCGGGGTGCGGTCTCACCGTCCCGCCCCGCGGCTGCGTCGGCGGATGGTCCTGGTGCTGGGAACCGCCGTGGCCGCCGGTGCCGCCGTCGTCGTTCTCGGCATGGGCTCCGGCACTTCCGGTGGACCCGGACAGACGTCCCCGGCCACCGCGGCATCGGTCCACCTGCTTGAGAGGGCAGCCCTGGCCGCCAACGCCACGCCCGGGAAGAAGGCACGCGCCGGGCAGTACGTGTACGTCAAGACGGTCGGCCACACATCGGTGCTGTCCGAGAACCAGAACGGGCAGATGGCTCTCCTGCGCGAGAGCGAGGACATCGAGCAGTGGACGTCGGTGGACGGCGGCGAAAGCACGCTGCAACGCAAGGAAGGGAAGGACCGTGTGCTTCCGGGTTCCGAGGGCGGGGGAAACCTCAACTCGCCGACGTACGGTTTCCTTTCCACCCTGCCCACCGATCCCGAAGCTCTGCTGGAGGTGATCCGCGACGATGCCGAAAAGAACCACGGCGCCGGTTCGGGCTCCACGACGGGACCGGACCAGCAGTCCTTCGTCGCCATCGGCGATCTGTTGCGCAGCGGTGCCGCCGGCCCGGAGCTCACCGCCGCCCTGTACCGGGCCGCTGCCCTCATCCCCGGAGTAGACGTCGCGCCGGAGGCCGTGGACGCCGCAGGACGACGCGGCGTCGCCGTCGTCCGCGTGCACGCCGGCGAGCGCAGGGAATGGATTTTCGACAAGAGCACGGCCCGCCTCCTGGGCGAACGGACCGTACTGCTGGAAGACAGCGCCTGGGGAAAGAAGGGCACGGTCGTGTCTTCCGTGGCACTCGTGGCCAGCGGCATCGTCGACGACGCTGGCCAGACCCCGTGAGGAGCCTCGGGAAGTACACCTACGTGCACCGAGGCCGACGGCCGCACAAGAGCGAACATCAGGACGAATCTAGCTGAAAAGCCGTCCCACTTGATGAGCATTTTCAGCGTTGCCTCCACGGTGAGGGCGGCTTTGGCGACGACGGCCATGAGGTTGGGGCTGCAGCGGGCGCGTCGGAAGATCCGCCAGGACTTCAAGCGGACGATTCCGCGTTCGACGGGTGCCCGGGCGGCGGAGAGGGCTCGGCTGACCGTCCGCCCGGTGGGGGTGAGTTCGCCGTTGGGCGGGCGGCGCTTCGCGGTGGTGACCCGGTCGTCTGCACCGGTGTAGGCCATGTCGGCCGGGATCGGGACTCCTCGGTGTTCACAGATTCGGATGATCTTGTGGGTGCGGGCGGCCGTCAGGTCGTGGGTCCGGCCCGGCAGTGCCGGTGAAAGCCAGAGGATCTCTCCGGCGGGACCGGTGATGACCTGCACGTTCACACCGTGCCGCTTGTGCTTGGAGGAGTAGTCGGCTCGTCCGTCGCCGACCCGGTCGCACTCGGCGAGGGTGCCGTCCAAGAGCGCGTACTCGGGGTTCGCCTCCCGCAGGGTTTCCAGCAGTCCCGGTGCCTTGTCCGCCAGGTGCCGGACGACGGTGGTGACGTAGGCGTGGGCGGTGCCGACGGATATGCCGAAGCCTGCGGCGATCCGCGCGAGCGTGTCGTGCCGGCGGGGGTAGACCAGGGCGACGAGAGCACCCTGGTGGGGACACCGGTCCGGCCCCCGGGTCCGGGCGCCGGTTGCCCGTACCCCCGGGTCGGCGACCGCGACGGGTGGGGCGCGCGACCGGCGGCGCGACCGGGCCCCGGCGCGGCCCGCTCGCGACCGCCACCGGTCCCCGGCCGGTGGGCCGGCAGCCCGTACCACGCCCACGGGCCGGGGCCGACCGGGCGGCGGGGCCGGGCCGGGTGCGCCCCGGTCGACGCTCCCGCCCCGGCGTTCGGCCACCGGTCCGGCCCGCACGGGTCACCGGGTGCGCGTGAGGACGTGGCCCATCGGCACGATGTCCACGTCCCTGACGCCGTAACCGGCGAGGTGTTCGTCGACGAACGCGACGAGGGCGCCGCCGTCCGGCAGGGCGACAAACGAAAACCCGGCGGGGGTGACCGGCCTCGTTCGTCGTCCGGGTGCCCGCGGACCGTCGTGACCCGTGTGCGTCCCGGCTCGCCGGGCAAGCCGGGTCGGCACGGACGCGGCCGGCCGCGGAAGCGACCGGCTCCGGGGGCGTCCCTTCCGCACCACCGGTCCGCGACCTGCCCGGGGTGCCGGACGAAGGCGCCGGTGTGGTCGCCGGGACGGCGCGCTCCCGTCCGCGGCCTCCCCGAAACGCCGCGCACGGGCGAATCGATATCTGCCCCGGCGGGGCGAGGTTTCAACGGATCGCACGGTGAGGTTTTTCACCGCAACGACAGGACATAAATTCCCGACCCGCACGGGACGCCGAAACGTGCTACTGTCGATGTCAGTTGCAGTTGTGGTTCCCACATTTCAAGCGTCCCAGTCGGCTCCTGTTCCACTGAGGTTTTCTCAGCGGTGTTCACTTCCAGATTTCGTTGAGGACGAGGGCGGCTCGGGCGATGTCGCCGATCCGGTTGGGGCTGAGCGTGACGTGCTGCAGGGTGCGCCATCGCTGCTTGAGTTCGGCGGCGGTGCGCTCACCCAGCGCCCTCACGTGCCGTACCAGGGCGTTGAACATGCGGGTGTCGGCGTGGAGTGCCTGTTCCGACTTGCCCTTCGGGCGACGGACGGGGACGCGGATGCCGATACCCGCGCCGGTGTAACCCTTGTCCGCCAGGGTCGGCAGGCCGCTGGCCGCTGCTTTGTACAAGGCGGGCAGGGCGTGGGTGCGGGCGGCGGTGATGTCAGGGGTCGAGCCGGGTTCGACGTCGGAGACCCACAGCGGGGTGCCGTCCGGAGCGGACAGGAACTGGACGTTCCCACCGAATGCCTTGTGCTTCTGGCTGAACCACAGGTCGTTGCCGTTCTCACGGACGCCGGCCACGCGGTCGCAGGGGATGAGCGTCCCGTCGAGGATCACGTGTGTCATGCCGGCGCGTCGGCAGCGGGAGAGGACCTCGTGCAGGTCCGGGGCCTTCTCGGCGAGGACGTCGATGCCTTCGTGCAGGTAGCGGTAGCCGGTGGCCTGGGAGATTGCGGCGTCACGGGCCAGACAGTGCACACACCCCCGCTCGCGAAACCAGCGCAGCACCAGCACGGCCTGGCGGAACGGGCCCAGCGCCCGCGAGCCCTTCGGCGTGCCGATGCGCCGCCGGTGCGCGGCCAGCAAGCGGGACAGATACTCCACGACAGGGCGCGGGACGTCGAGCGTGACAACATAGGTGACCAACGTAAAGCCTCTGGTTCAGCGGACATGATCTTGGCAGACCTGTTCCTACCAGGGGCTTTACGTCTGTCCAGAGCCGGGGCCGCCTGGCCCGATCCACCCGGACATGCATCGATCAGCCCGCTTCGCGGAGATCATTCCGCTGAGAAAACCTCACTGGGACTGCTTTTTTATTTCCGGTCGTTTTCCGGACGGGTCAATCATCTCGGCGACGCGGAATCCGCGCAGTGCGGGTCCGCTGCACCCCGAAGGAGATATGACATGGCTACTGAGGTTTTCTCAGCGGTGTTCACTTCCAGATTTCGTTGAGGACGAGGGCGGCTCGGGCGATGTCGCCGATCCGGTTGGGGCTGAGCGTGACGTGCTGCAGGGTGCGCCATCGCTGCTTGAGTTCGGCGGCGGTGCGCTCACCCAGCGCCCTCACGTGCCGTACCAGGGCGTTGAACATGCGGGTGTCGGCGTGGAGTGCCTGTTCCGACTTGCCCTTCGGGCGACGGACGGGGACGCGGATGCCGATACCCGCGCCGGTGTAACCCTTGTCCGCCAGGGTCGGCAGGCCGCTGGCCGCTGCTTTGTACAAGGCGGGCAGGGCGTGGGTGCGGGCGGCGGTGATGTCAGGGGTCGAGCCGGGTTCGACGTCGGAGACCCACAGCGGGGTGCCGTCCGGAGCGGACAGGAACTGGACGTTCCCACCGAATGCCTTGTGCTTCTGGCTGAACCACAGGTCGTTGCCGTTCTCACGGACGCCGGCCACGCGGTCGCAGGGGATGAGCGTCCCGTCGAGGATCACGTGTGTCATGCCGGCGCGTCGGCAGCGGGAGAGGACCTCGTGCAGGTCCGGGGCCTTCTCGGCGAGGACGTCGATGCCTTCGTGCAGGTAGCGGTAGCCGGTGGCCTGGGAGATTGCGGCGTCACGGGCCAGACAGTGCACACACCCCCGCTCGCGAAACCAGCGCAGCACCAGCACGGCCTGGCGGAACGGGCCCAGCGCCCGCGAGCCCTTCGGCGTGCCGATGCGCCGCCGGTGCGCGGCCAGCAAGCGGGACAGATACTCCACGACAGGGCGCGGGACGTCGAGCGTGGCAACATAGGTGACCAACGTAAAGCCTCTGGTTCAGCGGACATGATCTTGGCAGACCTGTTCCTACCAGGGGCTTTACGTCTGTCCAGAGCCGGGGCCGCCTGGCCCGATCCACCCGGACATGCATCGATCAGCCCGCTTCGCGGAGATCATTCCGCTGAGAAAACCTCACTGGCACCGTGAAGTGGTTCAACGCGGAAAAGGGCTTCGGCTTCATCGAGCAGGACGGTGGCGGCGCCGACGTGTTCGCCCACTACTCGAACATCGCCGCCCAGGGCTTCCGCGAGCTGCTGGAGGGCCAGAAGGTGAGCTTCGAGATCGCGCAGGGCCAGAAGGGCCCGACGGCCGAGAACATCGTTCCCGCCTGACGCCGACGCGCACCACGTAGCCGGGGCCCGCATCCTTCGGGGTGCGGGCCCCGGCCGTACGCGTTCCCCGCGGCGGCGCCGCGTACGGAGGAATCCCGGAACGTACGAGGAAATTCCGGAGCCCGCGGCCCGCCGAAATAGGACGCCTCCGGGCCGCACCGCTGCCAACCCGGATCCCTCCCCCACACCACCCCGCCCGGTTCCGCGACTGTGTCCGCATGGACCCCCTGCCGACCAGATTCGCCCCCGGGTTCCATTCGGCCCGTTCTCGCGATTCTCCGCGCCGCCTGTCCGGGGCGGGAATTCCTTGATACGTGCCGTATCAAGGAAGGTTCCCATGAACCGCACACGTACGAACGACCGCTTCCGCGCCCGCGACGGCGGCACCGGCTCCGGCCGGAACGCCGACCGCTCCGGACCGGCGGCCTCCGGCCGCTCCGGGCGATCCGGCGTCCGGGCCCGCCGGCCCGCCGCGGTGCGGGGCGAGTTCGCGCTCCCCCGGACGCTCACCCCCGCGCTGCCCGCCGTCGAGGCGTTCACCGACCTCGCCGTGCCGGAGCAGTTGCTCGCCGCGCTCCGGGCCGAGGGCGTGACCGTACCGTTCCCGATCCAGGGCGCGGCCCTGCCCAACGCCCTCGCGGGCCGTGACGTCCTGGGCCGCGGCCGCACCGGCTCCGGCAAGACGCTCGCCTTCGGACTGGCCCTGCTGGCCCGCACCGCGGGCCGGCACGCCGAGCCCCGGCAGCCGCTCGCCCTGGTCCTCGTCCCGACGCGGGAGCTGGCGCAGCAGGTGACCGACGCGCTCACCCCCTACGCCCGGCCGCTGAGGTTGCGACTGGCCACGGTCGTGGGCGGCGTGTCGATCGGCAGGCAGGCGGGCGCGCTGCGGGGCGGCGCCGAGGTCGTCGTCGCGACTCCGGGCAGGCTCAAGGACCTCATCGACCGCGGCGACTGCCGGCTGGACCGGGTGGACGTCACCGTGCTGGACGAGGCGGACCAGATGGCGGACATGGGTTTTCTGCCGCAGGTATCCGCGCTGCTCGACCAGGTGCACCCCGACGGGCAGCGGATGCTGTTCTCGGCGACCCTGGACCGCAACGTCGACTCCCTCGTGCGGCGCTACCTCCACGACCCGGTCGTCCACTCCGTGGATCCGACGGCGGGAGTGGTGACGTCGATGGAGCACCACGTGCTGCACGTCCACGAGACCGACAAGAACGCCACGGCCACCGAGATCGCCGCGCGCGACGGCCGCGTGATCATGTTCCTGGACACCAAGCACGCCGTCGACCGGCTCACCAAACACCTGCTCAAGAGCGGTGTGCGGGCCTCCGCGCTGCACGGGGGCAAGTCCCAGCCGCAGCGGACCAGGACACTGGCCCAGTTCAAGGAGGGGCACGTCACGGTGCTCGTCGCCACGAACGTCGCCGCGCGCGGCATCCACGTCGACGACCTCGACCTCGTCGTGAACGTCGACCCGCCCGCCGACCACAAGGACTACCTGCACCGCGGCGGCCGCACCGCCCGCGCGGGCGAGTCCGGCAGCGTCGTCACCCTCGTCCTGCCGCACCAGCGACGCGACATGGACAACCTGATGAGCCACGCGGGCATCCGCCCGAAGACGGCGTCGGTGCGGTCCGGCGACGCCGAACTGACCCGCATCACCGGCGCCCGCACGCCGTCGGGGATACCGGTCGTCATCACGGTGCCCGCGACCGAGCGCCCCGGGCGCGGCACCGCCTCCCGCCCGAGGCGCCACCGCCCCTCCCGGGCGGCGCGCCGCGCCGTCCCTCCCCGGCCCGCTCTCGGCCCGGCCGCCTGAACCCCGTGCACCAGCAGGCGCCCCTTCCGCAGGAGCCCTTCGTGACAGCGGCCCGAACGCAGTCCCGCCCCGCCGCTCCTCTCCCTCTTCCCCTGTGAGGTCCCATGCGCTGCGTCATCGCCCGCTTCCCGTTCCACCTGACGAAGGCCGGTGTGCTGGAGACGATGAAGGGCGTCGGGCCCGAACCGGTCACCGGGGAGTCCGTGACCATCGGACGCCGCCGGTACCCCGTCAAGCAGGTGGGCGCGGCCATCATCCGCCAGGACCGCCGCGACTTCAGCGCCGGTGAGGTCGTACGGGCCATGACCCGCCTCGGCTTCGCCTGCCGGCCGGCCCCTCGGGCCGCTTCCGCGGACGTCACCCCGCTCCAGCGGGCGTCCGCCCTGCTCGGCGCTCCCGCGTCGGCCTGACCGACGGGCGGACGCGGGCCGCCTCCGAACAGCGGTGGGGGCCCGACCGGCGCGTTCCGGTCGGGCCTTCGGCGTGCCGTGCGCGCGGCCCGCCGCGGTGACGGCGGGTCAGTGGTCGGAGTAGCTGAAGTCGCCCACCGTCCAGGCGCTCACGTCCTCGATGGCCACGCGGTACATCCCGCCCGTCTCCGGGATCCCCACCGGCCCCTGCAGGATCCGGGCGACGTGGAAGTGCAGATGGGTCGGCGGGCCCTCCTTCGGTACCGACGTGCTGAAGGCTCCGGCGAACTCGCCCAGGCGGGCCGAGTCCGCCAGGACCTCCGACACACGCTGCCGCCACACCGCTTCGGGAGCCAGTCGGCCAGTGATGACGGCCCCACCCGCGACCACGCTCAGGGACATCTGGTTGCTCTGCCCGGACTCGACCTTGGCGGCGATGTCGACGAGCAACTCGTCAGGCTTAGACATGAGAGCCGATTCTATTTACCCGCCGCCGGGACGGCTCAAGCGGTGGCGCCGGCGGGCGGGAGCGGCGC from Streptomyces sp. MRC013 includes the following:
- a CDS encoding DNA sulfur modification protein DndB, translating into MPKIHIPVIGYKQGGRQMMTTAMSAVDLVSMVAKPEAWDPVKTTTHGNRPRDNNHMAGIVNYLETEEKFVLGAAVLYLTSKEAEFKPIPVPGVTTEIDAAQVGTLAIDIGAKFDIGDGQHRIGAYEKIVQSRDEDDPLIERLRTSGQPLIIVIEDDPKHRAQDFADLQRNVKAPTASMGQSMDRRQPINRELADLFDDVPLLQDRVEYFKDNPGKLSAKAFSFKTVRYVSGLLLVGNGYRSPATMDKAVNAHFEGDKSDPEKARAALKDFWTGLGELVRFADVVDGNVTVPELREATYLTSASVLYAIAFAVHATIADGKTSVSEAVHALDKVNFDRTTKTADIKPEDTIFAGNLIDPETGKLVAGRTAWESAGALLFAEIAASIHGSDAIPAQSSAEETASA
- a CDS encoding restriction endonuclease — encoded protein: MAWDTVKWQLKPGDQIERKALHSKYGGRTQGGIGPSAKTPNVFVFTDPVAGEKHGYYDDWMPDGRFHYSGEGQYGDQRMISGNASILNHQAEGRALRVFQGARGTVTYRGEFTIDQENPWYSADAPETNDGPLRKVIVFRLNPVDTTPQEPSTKLGRLFVSQPNQVDDLPLERNENETTFVNPNQEPYEADRKEAHLVNAFADYLTSNGHQSGRQRILPPGESRPLFTDLHAKGLGLLVEAKGSVTRENIRMAIGQLADYSRFVDHTIRAILLPSQPREDLLALAKTQDCAVIWPEGKGFVSTNPKALP
- a CDS encoding CU044_5270 family protein; the encoded protein is MNAEQRERFEREQAQEALPAPSYPELPAGRVGARRRHLLSEVDRQAGVRSHRPAPRLRRRMVLVLGTAVAAGAAVVVLGMGSGTSGGPGQTSPATAASVHLLERAALAANATPGKKARAGQYVYVKTVGHTSVLSENQNGQMALLRESEDIEQWTSVDGGESTLQRKEGKDRVLPGSEGGGNLNSPTYGFLSTLPTDPEALLEVIRDDAEKNHGAGSGSTTGPDQQSFVAIGDLLRSGAAGPELTAALYRAAALIPGVDVAPEAVDAAGRRGVAVVRVHAGERREWIFDKSTARLLGERTVLLEDSAWGKKGTVVSSVALVASGIVDDAGQTP
- a CDS encoding transposase family protein; the protein is MVTYVVTLDVPRPVVEYLSRLLAAHRRRIGTPKGSRALGPFRQAVLVLRWFRERGCVHCLARDAAISQATGYRYLHEGIDVLAEKAPDLHEVLSRCRRAGMTHVILDGTLIPCDRVAGVRENGNDLWFSQKHKAFGGNVQFLSAPDGTPLWVSDVEPGSTPDITAARTHALPALYKAAASGLPTLADKGYTGAGIGIRVPVRRPKGKSEQALHADTRMFNALVRHVRALGERTAAELKQRWRTLQHVTLSPNRIGDIARAALVLNEIWK
- a CDS encoding transposase family protein — protein: MVTYVATLDVPRPVVEYLSRLLAAHRRRIGTPKGSRALGPFRQAVLVLRWFRERGCVHCLARDAAISQATGYRYLHEGIDVLAEKAPDLHEVLSRCRRAGMTHVILDGTLIPCDRVAGVRENGNDLWFSQKHKAFGGNVQFLSAPDGTPLWVSDVEPGSTPDITAARTHALPALYKAAASGLPTLADKGYTGAGIGIRVPVRRPKGKSEQALHADTRMFNALVRHVRALGERTAAELKQRWRTLQHVTLSPNRIGDIARAALVLNEIWK
- a CDS encoding cold-shock protein, whose protein sequence is MKWFNAEKGFGFIEQDGGGADVFAHYSNIAAQGFRELLEGQKVSFEIAQGQKGPTAENIVPA
- a CDS encoding DEAD/DEAH box helicase, whose translation is MNRTRTNDRFRARDGGTGSGRNADRSGPAASGRSGRSGVRARRPAAVRGEFALPRTLTPALPAVEAFTDLAVPEQLLAALRAEGVTVPFPIQGAALPNALAGRDVLGRGRTGSGKTLAFGLALLARTAGRHAEPRQPLALVLVPTRELAQQVTDALTPYARPLRLRLATVVGGVSIGRQAGALRGGAEVVVATPGRLKDLIDRGDCRLDRVDVTVLDEADQMADMGFLPQVSALLDQVHPDGQRMLFSATLDRNVDSLVRRYLHDPVVHSVDPTAGVVTSMEHHVLHVHETDKNATATEIAARDGRVIMFLDTKHAVDRLTKHLLKSGVRASALHGGKSQPQRTRTLAQFKEGHVTVLVATNVAARGIHVDDLDLVVNVDPPADHKDYLHRGGRTARAGESGSVVTLVLPHQRRDMDNLMSHAGIRPKTASVRSGDAELTRITGARTPSGIPVVITVPATERPGRGTASRPRRHRPSRAARRAVPPRPALGPAA
- a CDS encoding SCO5918 family protein, with the protein product MRCVIARFPFHLTKAGVLETMKGVGPEPVTGESVTIGRRRYPVKQVGAAIIRQDRRDFSAGEVVRAMTRLGFACRPAPRAASADVTPLQRASALLGAPASA